In a genomic window of Drosophila takahashii strain IR98-3 E-12201 chromosome 3L, DtakHiC1v2, whole genome shotgun sequence:
- the LOC108066699 gene encoding tissue factor pathway inhibitor translates to MRNSTLIFITAVMVLYLWVDVSGVVRCKGKPGAPKCNGTFDSGNNRRRKCKDSANKNMWHYNTMTRNCTKINYLGCGGNDNRWCTKVLCEGCRPRV, encoded by the exons ATGCGGAATTCCaccttgatttttattactgCCGTAATGGTCTTGTACCTTTGGGTGGATGTTAGTGGAGTGGTAAGATGCAAGGGAAAACCTG GAGCGCCAAAGTGCAATGGGACTTTTGATAGCGGTAATAATCGCAGAAGAAAGTGCAAAGACTcggctaataaaaatatgtgGCATTATAATACAATGACTAGAAACTGCACCAAAATAAATTACCTTGGATGTGGCGGCAATGATAATCGCTGGTGCACAAAGGTATTATGTGAGGGCTGCCGTCCGagagtataa
- the LOC108066726 gene encoding PI-actitoxin-Axm2b-like has product MKFLMILAIFTLYIVCIDAQRFCQGRPVFQICTGGRDEGNSNGRFCGAASQNEMWFYNSRGRKCEKMRYRGCGGNNNRYCSLSDCIEKCRR; this is encoded by the exons ATGAAGTTTCTTATGATCCTGGCTATTTTCACTCTGTATATCGTCTGTATCGATGCCCAGCGCTTTTGTCAAGGACGACCTG tttttcagATATGCACTGGCGGTCGGGATGAAGGAAACAGCAATGGACGTTTTTGCGGCGCTGCCTCCCAAAACGAAATGTGGTTCTATAATTCCAGGGGTAGAAAGTGTGAAAAGATGAGGTATCGCGGCTGTGGGGGCAATAACAATCGCTACTGCAGCTTGTCAGATTGTATTGAAAAGTGCAGGCGCTGA